The Veillonellales bacterium region ATATAATCTGTACCCGCAATCTTAACACCAACAGGTACATCATACTGCTGTTTCATTTGATTAATCATATCAATATAATCTTTAGTTGTGTTCTTACCCGGCATTCGCGCATAAACAGTGGCAGATTGGCCTTCTTCTAAATGCCACGCCTTGCGCAAATGATCTCCAATTTCCTGTGCAGGTATAGGCTCATCTACCGCTCCACCCCAAGCACCTTGTCCAAGCTGTATCTCAATGGCATCCAAACGTTTTAATTGTTCTTCACCGCTTAATTGACCGCCGCGATGGTATTGACCGATTAAAAACTTAGCCGAATCGCGCTCCTCATTAGTTACAGCCGATTCGCCCGTATTCGTTGAAGTCCCTGCCATTGCGGTTCCCTTAGCCAGGGCCATTTTCATGGCTAGACTGAGCGAACCTCCATAAGACATTCCTGTAATCATAATGGGCATGTCTAATACTAACGGTCTTTTTGCCTTGGGGCCAATAATTGTTTTGGTACTTACCTTTGTATAATCTTCAGTTGGCAGCGTAAAAAGTTGCTTAGGGTTTAATAAAATTTTATCCCATGGTGACAACACAACAGGACTTCCTAAAGGACGAGCTAATTCCTTGCCTGATTCAGCGCGCATTGCCGTTTCCATCATAGCTTTAGGCGAAATTTTTTCCGCAGCTGTTACCATAAGAAACAAATTATCCGAATAGCCTTCTGTAAACATTTTCTTAATAGTATCATCCATTGTTGGATCCATCAATTTCATTAGAATCCAATTAGTTAACATATAATCCACCTCCAATCCATAGTATTACGAATTACCAGGTGATTATACCTAAATCCCTAGCTCTGCCCCATATTAGGTTTTTCCAGATATGCAGCCAGTAATTCTGCCGCTTCTTTTGTATGTAGGCGTAAAATTTTCTTTGCGGCTTCGACCTCCCCGTGCTTGCAGGCAAACAGCAAATCACGATGTTCCTTTTGAGCTTTAGCTTGATAATGCAAGGTGATCAAGTATAGTCGCATATAACGTCTAACATTATTATGCATTGTCTGAATAAGCGATAGCAATCTAGGTCGTTCTCCCACCTGGTAAATAGCTTGATGAAACTGCCAATTTAATCCGTCCCACCGGCAGCCAAGAGATTCTTGATCCGCTTCATCTAGAATAGCCTCAGCCCTTTTTATATTGCTTTCGGCCAACTTCGGAATCGCAAATTCTAGTGCCCCTGCCTCCAAAAAGTAGCGAATATCGAATATTTATCGAACTGTTCCCCATCATAACCGGGGATTCGTATTTTCATTTACAATTTTTAATCGCGTTCCACATAACTTTTTCCAATAATTTTTCAAAAACATCACACTCTATATCGCTCAAATCTTCAGTTATCTTATTATGCCATTCATCTTTTATCTCTAATATTTCAGGATAAATGGCAATAGCCTTATCTGTAGGAAAGATATTAAATTCACGTCTATTATTTGAATTGATAACCTTAGTAATGTATCCACTTGATTCAAGCTGAGGCAAAACTCTTGACACCGTACTTTTATCTATATTCAATCGGCGAGACAATTCATCCTGTGTTTGTCCAACGTTTTCACAAATGCAAACTATATACATGAACTGTCCACTAGTAATGTTTAATTTTTTAAGTCTTTCCGTATAAAATATTTGTGTTCGACGATAAGTCACGGAAACAAATTTTGATAAATCTCTCATGATAACCCCTTATTATAGTTTCATATACAACATTTATTTTATAACATTCTAGCCATAACATCAATAATTATTGACTATTATAGTCAACAGCACTAGAATAATAGTTGTATATGAAACTATCAGGTTATCTATGTTGTTTAAGGAGAAAAATATATATGATAAATAAACTAGTAAGATATACAACTTTTCTAGTCGGATTACTTTTTATGGGCTTGGGAATAGGTCTTGTAACGAAATCAAGTCTAGGCACTTCGCCAATTTCTAGCGTCCCATATATATGTAGTATGATATTTCCTATTACCTTTGGCCAATTTACCTTTTTATTAAGTATTTTATTTTTACTCGGAGAAATTATCATACTGAAAAATGATTTTCCCAAGGGACAATTCCTTCAGGTTTTAGTTGGTCCTTTCTTCGGTCTTTTTACTGATCTTGGCATGATAATATTTTCTTTCGTAAATCCGCAACTTTATGTTGAAAAAATAATTGCTTTATTGATTGGATGTATCATTCTTGCTTTAGGCGTATATTTACAAGTTGCCGCCAATGTAATTATAAATCCCGGTGAGGGAATCGTAAAAGTGATTGCAAACAAAACAGCTAAAGATTTTGGATCCATAAAAATTATGTTTGATTCCACCTTAGTTCTTAGTGCAACCGTTATTTCCCTTTTTGTTTTTGGAACGATAAAAGGGCTGCGAGAGGGAACTATTGTTTCTGCACTACTCGTAGGGTATTTCACAAAATTATGTAGTGCCCTTTTTAAACGTTTTGATTTTGAAGAAATGCTAAATACTATCGGCGAGCGCTGTTAAACTGTTAAAGAGGCAGCATTATCATAGGGGCAAGCTTTCATACTAAGCGATTTCCTTCTTCTGGACAATCAAAATTTTTGCGCATAGATAAATGAGAGGCTCAACTTGCAGGTTCTGCTGCGAGTTGAGCTTTTTGCCGCGCAAAACTTCCGATTGAACCCTCTAGGAACCGTCCCCATGATTTCTGGCATTTTTACTTATAATTACCCAGCTATCAGCCGATATAATAAATAAACAATACAAATTGCGAAAAGGAGTCGGCAAATGGCAATTGATCAAAACGGGCTGAACAGTATATTGGCTAATCTTACGCCAAAGAATAATGCAGCAGTCCTGCGGGAGCAGCGGGCAAATCTTATGAGAAAACTGCAAACAGCGGCAGACCGTTCGGAAAACGGTATGCCTTCAACGGAAGATACAAAGCGCGATATCAAAGAGCTGGCTGCAGTTGACCAGGAAATTGCCCAGGAAGTATATGATGAAACTTCGCATCGGCTTGAAGAGCAAAGACTGGAACAGGAAGCTGCATGTGCCAAAAAAGAGCGGGACAGGGAGCGGGCATTAGCTAAGCATGAGCATCTGTTAGAAAGCAGAAGCATGAGCAAACTCTTGTCGGCTAGCAGCAAGGTTGGCCAGCCGGACGTAGTTTCCTTTGGCACTTTTAACGACGGCAGCCAAGGGGATAACAGCTATACCTCAGGCGTTGACCGTGATCTTCAGGAATCCATACAGTACGGCATTGCAGCGGCAGAAGTAGCGGTGCGCCGAAAAAATGCGGAGAGCAAAGCACAAATTAAAGAAAGCTCTGAGAAATGTCAGATAGAACGCAAGCAGAAGGCTAAGCACGTCAATATCTCGGTTTAACGTATTATGCACGTTTACGGGACCTGCCCCCAAGGATGAGATCAACAGCAAGCTCGTTACTATTCCATTTTATTACTTTTGAGGATATAGAAGGAATTCAGAAAGTCACGGTGAAATATAAATTCGTTACTATAAAACGATTGGAGGTTGTTTAATGAAGTTGCTAAAGGCCTTGACAGGAATAATGTTGATATTTTTACTCTTTTGTA contains the following coding sequences:
- a CDS encoding GntR family transcriptional regulator, with protein sequence MFDIRYFLEAGALEFAIPKLAESNIKRAEAILDEADQESLGCRWDGLNWQFHQAIYQVGERPRLLSLIQTMHNNVRRYMRLYLITLHYQAKAQKEHRDLLFACKHGEVEAAKKILRLHTKEAAELLAAYLEKPNMGQS
- a CDS encoding DUF6198 family protein — its product is MINKLVRYTTFLVGLLFMGLGIGLVTKSSLGTSPISSVPYICSMIFPITFGQFTFLLSILFLLGEIIILKNDFPKGQFLQVLVGPFFGLFTDLGMIIFSFVNPQLYVEKIIALLIGCIILALGVYLQVAANVIINPGEGIVKVIANKTAKDFGSIKIMFDSTLVLSATVISLFVFGTIKGLREGTIVSALLVGYFTKLCSALFKRFDFEEMLNTIGERC
- a CDS encoding MarR family transcriptional regulator, whose protein sequence is MRDLSKFVSVTYRRTQIFYTERLKKLNITSGQFMYIVCICENVGQTQDELSRRLNIDKSTVSRVLPQLESSGYITKVINSNNRREFNIFPTDKAIAIYPEILEIKDEWHNKITEDLSDIECDVFEKLLEKVMWNAIKNCK
- a CDS encoding FMN-binding glutamate synthase family protein, with amino-acid sequence MLTNWILMKLMDPTMDDTIKKMFTEGYSDNLFLMVTAAEKISPKAMMETAMRAESGKELARPLGSPVVLSPWDKILLNPKQLFTLPTEDYTKVSTKTIIGPKAKRPLVLDMPIMITGMSYGGSLSLAMKMALAKGTAMAGTSTNTGESAVTNEERDSAKFLIGQYHRGGQLSGEEQLKRLDAIEIQLGQGAWGGAVDEPIPAQEIGDHLRKAWHLEEGQSATVYARMPGKNTTKDYIDMINQMKQQYDVPVGVKIAGTDYIEYELAVIAKTQADYIVIDGSEGGTAAANPTLQDNVGLPTLHTLVRTVDWLTENGVRDKFSIIVAGGLATPGHYLKALALGADAVYIGTVALLAAMHTQITKVLPQSPPSQLALYSGKMTDRLDIDMAAEHLAKYLKSCILEMQLAIQAIGKMATKDLDRSDLVTVDKDLADFIGIRYAGAPRQNMEQLMEDNITVRQEGNRTAIQLQ